TGATATTGTTCCAAAGTTAATAAAATTACTATAATGGCACTGGATTTATTGAATAAAGTAAATTATAATTCTTTATTATTTAACAATATCATCCTCTAGTTCTAGGCTAAAAATATATTTTATAAAAATAGAATGAATGATGATTTCGGAGTATTTATGAATTTAATTGGCATTTTAGAAAAAGAAGAAATTTCTCGTTTAAGCAGTCCTAAAAAAAACTTTGATTTTTCTCCAGGAGATACAGTTTCTGTTAGTGTAAACGTAGTAGAAGGTACACGTAAAAGGGTTCAAATATATGAAGGCGTTGTAATAGCTAAAAGAAGCAAAGGTCTTAATTCTTCATTTATTGTTAGGAAAGTTTCTTCAGG
The sequence above is drawn from the Candidatus Kinetoplastibacterium crithidii (ex Angomonas deanei ATCC 30255) genome and encodes:
- the rplS gene encoding 50S ribosomal protein L19 codes for the protein MNLIGILEKEEISRLSSPKKNFDFSPGDTVSVSVNVVEGTRKRVQIYEGVVIAKRSKGLNSSFIVRKVSSGEAVERTFQFYSPQIEAIEIKRLGSVRRAKLYYLRSRFGRSARIKEKLVFKKK